One Mycoplasmopsis caviae DNA segment encodes these proteins:
- the hisS gene encoding histidine--tRNA ligase, which yields MFNKIKGTRDFSPLENNVIELIRSAFVNYARNYNFHLIETPIIESATLYKRSVASSDIVKKEMYEFKDKGGRDIALRPEGTAGFVRALVENKWYATLKTTKFAYYGPMFRYEQPQKGRYRQFNQAGFEIVDTIINPYNDAELIIAAASLLQCLDVKYVLKINSIGDEETRIRYQSELKKYFEKYKDQLNPISLERLENNVLRILDDKEESKKDFVKKAPKINKYLSENSTKFFKKLTSILDFNNIKYQVDYSLVRGLDYYDEVVFEFVSTSSQSGSQNTVIGGGRYSTLIKELGGPQLYSCGWGLGVDRIGDIISEENSENNEAEKINILVSSTSEKNLDILFSLTNELRNYGSKIEFIKEVSKSKKIFDKAQKLQADVVIFDDVINGQEVFVAKSLSDNDRIIFQYNEDGYADLLDFLAEHNLLSDLVAQDEDEE from the coding sequence ATGTTTAACAAAATTAAGGGCACAAGAGATTTTAGCCCACTTGAAAATAATGTAATTGAACTAATTAGATCAGCATTTGTTAATTATGCTAGAAATTATAATTTTCACTTAATAGAAACACCTATTATTGAATCTGCAACACTATATAAGCGTTCAGTTGCAAGTAGTGATATTGTCAAAAAAGAAATGTATGAATTTAAGGACAAAGGCGGTAGAGATATAGCGCTAAGACCAGAGGGAACAGCAGGATTTGTTAGAGCACTTGTTGAAAATAAATGATATGCAACACTAAAAACTACTAAATTTGCTTATTATGGCCCAATGTTTCGTTATGAGCAACCCCAAAAAGGACGTTATAGACAATTTAATCAAGCTGGATTTGAAATTGTTGATACAATAATAAACCCATATAATGATGCTGAATTAATCATTGCAGCTGCATCGCTTTTGCAATGTTTAGATGTTAAATATGTTCTTAAAATTAACTCAATTGGTGATGAGGAAACTAGAATTAGATATCAGAGTGAATTAAAGAAATACTTTGAAAAGTACAAAGATCAACTAAATCCAATTAGCCTTGAGAGACTTGAAAACAATGTACTTAGAATTCTTGATGATAAAGAAGAAAGTAAAAAAGATTTTGTTAAAAAAGCACCTAAAATTAATAAATATTTAAGTGAAAATAGCACTAAATTTTTCAAAAAGTTAACATCAATTTTAGACTTCAATAATATTAAATACCAAGTTGACTATTCATTAGTTCGTGGCCTTGATTACTATGATGAAGTTGTCTTTGAATTTGTTTCAACATCTAGTCAATCAGGCAGCCAAAACACAGTTATTGGTGGCGGTCGATATTCAACATTAATTAAAGAGTTAGGTGGACCTCAATTATATTCATGTGGTTGAGGTCTTGGAGTTGACCGCATTGGTGACATAATTAGTGAGGAAAATAGTGAAAATAATGAAGCAGAAAAAATTAATATTTTAGTTTCATCAACAAGTGAAAAAAACCTTGATATTTTATTTTCACTAACCAATGAATTAAGAAACTACGGTAGTAAAATTGAATTTATTAAAGAAGTTTCTAAGAGTAAAAAAATATTTGATAAAGCGCAAAAATTACAAGCCGATGTTGTAATTTTTGATGATGTAATTAATGGGCAAGAAGTCTTTGTTGCTAAAAGCCTTAGTGATAATGATCGTATAATTTTCCAATACAATGAAGATGGTTATGCAGATTTATTAGACTTTTTAGCTGAGCATAATTTGCTTAGTGATCTAGTTGCACAGGACGAAGATGAGGAATAG
- the aspS gene encoding aspartate--tRNA ligase, translating to MKSKYIKNNELRAKDKGKIVTLHGWVANKRRFGEMTFIDLRDRYGITQCVFKSDLNVTKESVMEVTGKVVLRKQKNPNLKTGDIEVLVSKYSIFSQAVEELPFAIRDDIDVKEETRMKYRFLDLRRPVMQNNIITKDKIMFAVREFMHQNGFIDIETPMLAKSTPEGARDFLVPTRNKNEFWALPQSPQLFKQLLMCSGFEKYYQFARCFRDEDSRKDRQPEFTQLDIETSFLNVEDFQKYIEKLFKHIFKSLGIKIKTPFQRIKYFDALRDYGTDKPDLRYDYKIVDINDFCNNTEFNIIKDAKSKRMLFTGTLISKSDFKDLEEIAKKNKANILFYFVYQNGEIVHTNFANKVKDACLDLVAKFGNKNGSYFIVANKYEHASQALGAVRVELNDKFNYARKEWNLSWITDWPMFEYDEENSTWAAAHHPFTRFAHSLQDLETMKMEDIRALSYDLVLNGFELGSGSARIFDKVTQKKMFDLIGMSQQEQQSRFDWFLKAFDYGIPPHCGIGLGLDRLTMIVTGQKTIRDVLAFPKNAKNQDVFTGAPGSVDQKQLDELFLQITKNEK from the coding sequence ATGAAAAGTAAATACATAAAGAATAATGAATTAAGAGCTAAGGATAAAGGCAAGATTGTTACCTTACATGGCTGAGTAGCTAACAAGAGACGCTTTGGCGAAATGACTTTCATTGACCTTAGGGATCGTTATGGAATCACTCAATGTGTTTTTAAAAGCGACCTTAATGTAACAAAAGAAAGTGTAATGGAAGTAACTGGTAAGGTTGTTTTAAGAAAACAAAAGAACCCTAATTTAAAAACTGGCGACATTGAAGTTTTAGTGAGCAAATATTCAATTTTTTCACAAGCAGTTGAAGAGTTACCTTTTGCAATTAGAGATGATATTGATGTTAAAGAAGAAACAAGAATGAAATATCGTTTTCTTGATCTAAGGCGTCCAGTTATGCAAAATAATATAATTACAAAGGATAAAATTATGTTTGCCGTGCGTGAATTTATGCACCAAAACGGCTTTATTGATATTGAAACACCAATGCTTGCAAAAAGTACTCCCGAGGGTGCAAGAGACTTTTTAGTTCCTACCAGAAATAAAAATGAATTTTGAGCACTACCTCAAAGCCCTCAACTTTTTAAGCAACTTCTAATGTGTTCCGGTTTTGAAAAATATTATCAATTTGCTAGATGTTTTCGCGATGAAGACAGTCGAAAAGACAGACAACCTGAATTTACTCAACTAGATATTGAAACATCATTTTTAAATGTTGAAGATTTTCAAAAATATATTGAAAAATTATTTAAACATATTTTTAAATCATTAGGAATTAAAATTAAAACCCCATTTCAGAGAATTAAGTACTTTGATGCTTTAAGAGACTATGGAACTGATAAGCCAGATTTAAGATATGATTACAAAATTGTTGATATTAATGACTTTTGCAACAATACAGAATTCAACATTATTAAGGATGCGAAAAGTAAAAGAATGCTTTTTACTGGCACACTGATTTCTAAAAGTGATTTTAAGGATCTCGAAGAAATTGCAAAGAAGAATAAGGCCAATATTTTATTCTATTTTGTTTACCAAAACGGCGAAATTGTTCATACAAATTTTGCAAATAAGGTTAAAGATGCATGTCTTGACCTAGTAGCAAAATTTGGTAATAAAAATGGTTCATATTTTATTGTAGCCAATAAATATGAACATGCTTCACAGGCTCTTGGTGCTGTTAGAGTTGAATTAAATGATAAGTTCAATTATGCAAGAAAAGAATGAAATTTATCTTGAATTACTGATTGACCAATGTTTGAATATGATGAAGAAAATAGCACTTGAGCAGCAGCACATCACCCTTTTACTCGCTTTGCTCACTCACTTCAAGATTTAGAAACTATGAAGATGGAAGACATTAGAGCATTATCATATGATTTAGTTCTTAATGGCTTTGAATTAGGTTCTGGTTCAGCAAGAATTTTTGATAAAGTAACTCAAAAGAAAATGTTTGATTTAATTGGTATGAGTCAGCAGGAACAACAATCGAGATTTGATTGATTTTTAAAGGCTTTTGATTATGGAATTCCACCTCATTGTGGCATTGGTTTAGGACTAGATAGATTAACAATGATAGTTACTGGCCAAAAAACAATTCGTGATGTTTTAGCATTTCCAAAAAATGCAAAAAATCAAGACGTATTCACAGGCGCACCTGGAAGTGTTGACCAAAAACAGCTTGACGAATTATTTTTACAAATAACGAAAAATGAAAAATAA
- the gltX gene encoding glutamate--tRNA ligase: MRKIRTRYAPSPTGYLHIGGARTALFCYLYAKHFNGDFIFRLEDTDVKRNVVDGERSQLENLAWLGIIPDESPLKPNKICGQYRQSEKLERYQQIANELVDRGLAYKAYDTSEELEAQHEESNKKGIASFRYDRNWLKISKEEKERRDNAKAYSIRLSMPKDTIYQWDDLVRGNISFNSNDIGDWVIQKSDGYPTYNFAVVVDDYDMKITHVLRGEEHITNTPKQLAIYQALNWSAPQFGHLTVITNMEGKKLSKRDTSLKQFIEDYRNEGYHPDGVFNFLSLLGWSSPDTVELMSKEEIIKKFDPARLSKSPSKFDIKKMQWFSKQYIKEVPTSNLLKELNLKSTKWNKLFVDTFKDSVFTTKQLIDEMQPYLRPQEQIPTIDKENLDVVISFKNIINNSNFTIENIQSAIDQTKEITGKKGKNLFMPIRLATTYIEHGPELAKAIYLYGEKTIKERLEKWK; this comes from the coding sequence ATGAGAAAAATTAGAACCAGATATGCACCAAGTCCAACAGGTTATTTACATATAGGCGGAGCAAGAACTGCTTTATTTTGCTACTTGTATGCTAAGCACTTTAACGGTGACTTTATTTTTAGATTAGAAGATACAGATGTTAAAAGAAATGTAGTTGATGGAGAAAGAAGCCAGTTAGAAAATTTAGCTTGATTAGGAATAATTCCAGATGAAAGCCCACTTAAACCAAACAAGATTTGTGGTCAATATCGTCAAAGTGAAAAATTAGAAAGATACCAACAAATTGCTAACGAATTAGTTGACAGAGGTCTCGCATACAAAGCATATGATACAAGTGAGGAACTAGAAGCTCAACATGAAGAATCAAATAAAAAAGGCATAGCTTCATTTAGATATGATAGAAATTGATTAAAAATTAGTAAGGAAGAAAAAGAAAGAAGAGATAATGCCAAGGCTTATTCAATTCGATTAAGTATGCCGAAAGATACAATTTACCAGTGAGATGACTTAGTTAGAGGGAACATAAGTTTTAATTCTAATGATATCGGTGATTGAGTTATACAAAAAAGTGATGGTTATCCAACATACAATTTTGCTGTTGTAGTTGATGACTATGATATGAAAATTACTCATGTGCTTAGAGGCGAAGAACATATTACTAACACGCCAAAGCAATTAGCAATTTATCAAGCCTTAAATTGAAGTGCACCTCAATTTGGTCATCTAACAGTCATTACCAATATGGAAGGCAAGAAACTTTCTAAAAGAGATACAAGTTTAAAACAATTTATTGAGGACTATCGAAATGAAGGTTATCATCCTGATGGTGTATTTAACTTTTTAAGTTTATTAGGATGAAGTTCACCAGATACAGTTGAGCTTATGAGCAAGGAAGAAATAATTAAAAAATTTGATCCTGCTCGATTAAGTAAAAGTCCATCTAAATTTGATATTAAAAAGATGCAATGATTTTCTAAGCAATATATTAAGGAAGTACCAACATCTAATCTACTCAAAGAACTTAATTTAAAATCAACTAAGTGGAATAAATTATTTGTTGATACATTTAAAGACAGTGTATTTACAACAAAACAATTAATTGATGAAATGCAACCTTATCTAAGACCACAGGAACAAATTCCAACAATTGATAAAGAAAACCTAGATGTTGTAATTAGTTTTAAAAATATTATTAATAATAGCAATTTCACAATTGAAAATATTCAAAGTGCAATTGACCAAACTAAGGAAATAACAGGAAAAAAAGGCAAAAATTTATTTATGCCAATTAGACTTGCTACAACCTATATTGAACATGGCCCTGAATTAGCTAAGGCAATTTACTTATATGGCGAAAAAACAATTAAAGAAAGATTAGAAAAATGAAAATAA
- a CDS encoding phosphotransferase, whose amino-acid sequence MKVLIKKGHTNISYRDNELFIQQKVVNKFNHKLDYSLLSNFDFVPKLIKNENDEVWWEFIDGKEYWNDENNIIQVANNLKILHSSKLKFPASNHAARIKEYRKILQEKKIKLKVLDDFYRPINMTLSRMRKDTPLHNDLWFFNMIVKNKKVYFIDWEYSSLGDKHFELAYYIEANELSNEQEKLFLETYGNYDYIYLLRHKILVNYIVILWAYSQDVLPFSTNKYEERIYHLNNELKSLTID is encoded by the coding sequence ATGAAAGTTTTAATTAAAAAAGGTCACACCAATATTTCATACCGAGATAATGAATTATTCATTCAACAAAAAGTTGTTAACAAGTTTAACCATAAGTTAGATTACTCGTTGTTAAGTAACTTTGATTTTGTTCCAAAATTAATAAAAAATGAGAATGACGAAGTGTGATGGGAATTCATTGATGGCAAGGAATATTGAAATGATGAGAATAATATTATTCAAGTAGCAAACAATTTAAAAATTTTACACAGTTCAAAATTAAAATTTCCTGCATCAAATCATGCTGCTAGAATAAAAGAATATCGCAAAATATTACAAGAAAAAAAGATAAAATTGAAAGTTTTAGATGACTTTTATAGACCAATAAATATGACACTCTCACGGATGAGAAAAGATACTCCTTTGCACAATGATCTTTGATTTTTTAACATGATTGTTAAAAATAAGAAAGTGTATTTTATTGATTGGGAATATTCTTCATTAGGCGATAAACATTTTGAATTAGCTTATTATATTGAAGCAAATGAATTAAGTAATGAACAAGAGAAATTGTTTCTTGAAACTTATGGAAATTATGATTATATTTATCTACTAAGACACAAAATATTAGTAAATTACATTGTTATTTTGTGAGCTTATAGTCAGGATGTTTTACCATTTAGCACAAATAAATATGAAGAGAGAATTTACCATTTAAACAATGAACTTAAAAGTTTAACAATTGACTAA